AGGCGCGCCAGATCGTGCAGCAAAGCCTGCACCCACGGCCCGTGCCCGTGGCTGATCAGCGAGACCACCAGGCCCCGTTCCGCATTGAGAGATGACGTCATGAACCCGGTATTGTCGTCTGCCTCGCACACCGTCCCGCCCGAAGGACCGCTGCCATGCGCCCGTCATAATCCGGAGATGACCCAAACAATCGAGGATTTGCACGTCTATCTGCGCACCATCAAGCAAGACGAACGCACCTCCCTTTCCGTGCTGGCGAGCCTTGTCCGCGAGGGATCCACGGTGCTCGACCTGGGCTGCGGCAGCGGCGCACTCGGGCAATATCTGGCAGAAACCCGGGGCTGCACCAGCGATGGCGTGACGCTCAGCGAAGCCGAGGCCGAACACGCCCGCCCCCACTACCGGCGCGTGGAAGTGTCCGATCTGGAGACATGCGATCTGGTTACCCTTTTTACTGGCCAGCGCTACGACTACATCGTGTGTGCCGACGTGCTCGAGCACCTGCGCCGCCCGGAGGGCATCCTGGCCCAGTGCCGCGAACTGCTGGCAAACGGCGGTCAACTGCTGATTTCGGTGCCCAACGCCGGCTACTGCGGCCTGGTGGCCGAATTGCTGCAGGGTGAATTCCGCTACCGCGAGGAAGGCCTGCTGGACCGCACCCACCTTCGCTTCTTCACCCGGCGGTCGCTGGGACGGTTCCTGGGCGAGCAGCGCTGGGCCGTCGACCAGATCGACACCGTGCGCCGCGAAGTGCCCGAATCGGAGTTCAAGGCCGCCTTCGACCTGTTGCCACCGGTCGTGTCCCGCCATCTGCTCGGCGCACCCGATGCCATGGCCTACCAGTTCATCGCCGCGGCGCAGCCTGCCGCCCAGGCCATCGCCGTGGACCAGAGCGGTACGCCGGACCCGGAGGAAGCCCATGCCCTGTTCACCGCCCAGCTCTACCTGGGCCAGAACGGCGAATACGCCGAAGACCGCAAGCTGACCGCCACCGGCATCATCGGCCGCGAACGCCAGACGGTGCGCTTCACCCTGCCCGAGACGCCCAGCCCCCTCACCAACCTGAGGCTCGACCCGGCGGACCGCCCCGGCTTCATGCACCTGCACGGCATCACCCTGCGCAATGCCCAGGGCGATGCGGTGTGGACGTGGCAGGCCGACACCGCATCGCGTTCGCTGCTGGCCCGCTCGCCCCACAGCCAGATCGTGTGGGAGCAGCCCATGCCGGCCGCCTCCCCCGCCACCCTGCTGCTGCTCACCGGGGACGACCCCTGGCTGGAACTGCCGATCCCCCGGGATGTGCTGGCCGCCCACGCCGGCCGCGGGGCCGCGCTGGACATCGACCTGGGATGGCCCATGTCCGCCGACTACCTGACCTTGTCGGGCGCCGTGTTCCCCTTGCAGGACCGCATCGCCATGCTGGAAAAGGACGCGGCCCGGGCCCGGCACGAGGCCGAGCAGCGGCTGAACCAGACCCGCGAGGCGCTCGAACTGGAAAAGCGCGCTTTGGGCGAGCAAAAGGAAGTGCTCGAGGGCGACAAGCGCACCCTGGAGTACACCAACCAGGCCTTGCAGGAACACAACGCCACGCTCAAGGACAGCACCCAGACGCTGCTGCGCCAGCGGGCCGACCTGCAGCAGGAGTCCGCCCAGTTCCAGCGCAACGCCACCCGTTTGCAGCATGAACTGGGCCGCCTGCAGCACGACTACGGCGCCCTCGCCCACCACTTGAAAACGATCGAAAACTCCACCGTGTTCCGCGCGACCCGCCCCCTCGTCCACACCAAGATGCGCGTGGACCGCCTTCTGGGCCGTGCGCCCAAGCATGCCGCCGCAGCGGCGGCAACGCAGGGGCCCGTGCAGGTCACGCCGCCGCAGCACCCCGTGGATGTGATCGTGCCCGTCTACCGGGGCCTGGCCGACACGCAGATGTGCGTCGATTCCGTGCTGGCCAGCCCGTGCGCCACGCCCTACCGCCTCATCGTCATCAACGACGCCAGCCCCGAACCCGAAGTCACCGCGTGGCTGCGCGAGCGGGCCACGCAGGACGAGCGCATCGTGCTGCTGGAAAACGAGGAGAACCTCGGCTTCGTCGGCACCGTCAATCGCGGCATGGCGCTGAGCGGCAGCAACGACGTGCTGCTGCTCAACAGCGACACGGAGGTCGCCAACGACTGGCTCGACCGCATCCGCAACGCCGCCTACGGCGACGCCAAGGTGGCCTCGGTCACCCCGTTCTCCAACAACGCCACCATCTGCAGCTACCCGCGCTTTTGCAAGGACAACGACCTGCCGCCCGGCTACGACACGGCCCGCCTGGACGCGCTGTGCGCCAGGACCAACCCGGGCGCGGTCGTGGACGTGCCCACGGGCGTCGGCTTTTGCATGTACATCCGGCGCGATTGCCTGGTGCAACTGGGCCTGTTCGATACCGAGCACTTCGGCAAGGGCTACGGCGAGGAAAACGATTTCTGCCAGCGCGCGCGCGCGGCCGGCTGGCGCAACCTGCACCTGCTGGACACCTTCGTGCTGCACACCGGCGGGGTCAGCTTCGGCGACAGCAAGAGCCCGCGCGAACTCGCGGCCATGGAAACCCTGCGCCGCCTGCATCCGCGCTACGAGCGCGACGTGCACGCGTTCGTGCAGGCCGATCCGGCGCAGCCCTACCGCCTGGCGCTCGACGTGGCCCGCATCGCCGAGGCCGGCGTGCCGGCCGTGCTCGCCGTGCTGCACGACCGGGCCGGTGGCACGGTCCGGCATGTCCGCGAACTGGCCGTGCACCTGGCGGACCAGGCCACCTTCCTGACCCTCACGCCCGCGCCCGGGCACAGCGTGCGGCTGCGCATGGCGGGGCAGGACGAGGGCTTCGAGCTCACCTTCCGCCTGAACGACCAGTACGACGACCTGCTCGGCGTGCTGCGGCAGTTGGGCGTGCGGCAGGTGCACTTCCACCACCTGCTGGGCCACGGCCAGGAAGTGCGCAATATCCCGCACCTGCTGGATGTGCCCTACGACTTCACCGCGCACGACTACTACAGCTATTGCACGCACATCTCGATGACCGACACGACCAACCGGTACGCCGGCGAGATCGGTCCCGGGCAATGCAAGTGCTGCACGCCAGAAATGCATTCCCCCCTGGGCGGCACCGTCGCCGAATGGCGTGGCGCGAATGCGCGCCTGCTCACCGGCGCACGCCGGGTGCTGGTGCCCAGCCACGACACGGCGCGGCGCATCGCCGGCTTCGCGCCGGCGGCGCACGTGCACGCCGTGCCGCACACCGATCTGCCCGACAGCGCGGCGCTGCCGCTGCCCGCGCCGCGCACGCTGCAGCCTGGCCAACGGCTGCGGGTGGTCGTGATCGGCGCCTTGAGCGCCATCAAGGGCGCAGACGTGCTGGAAGCCGTGGCCGCCGAGGCGGCCCGCCGCAACGCCCTCGTGGATTTCCACCTGATCGGCTACGGCTACCGCCACCTTCAGACGCAGCCCCGCGCCCGCCTGACCATCCATGGCGAGTACGAAGAGAAGGACCTGCCCGGCCTGCTGCAATGGCTGGAGCCGGACCTGGTCTGGTTCCCCGCCCAGTGGCCGGAGACCTACAGCTACACCCTGAGCGCCGCGCTGCTGGCCGGCCTGCCGGTGGTCGTGCCCGACATCGGCGCCTTCGCCGAGCGGCTGGCGGGCCGGCCCTGGAGCTGGGTGCACCCCTGGGATGCCACGCCCGCCCAATGGCTGGCCTGGTTCACCGAGGTCCGCGACCGGCATTTCGCCCAGGGCGAGGCCCCAGCTCTGGCCGAGGCGCAGCCGCAAGCACCCGTGCCGCACGAATCCTCTGCGCCGTTCCGCTATGCAACCGATTACCTGGCAGGCATCGCTCCCGCCAACGCCCTGCCCCCCATGACCCTGGCCGACCTGCAGCCCTACCTGCCCCAGGCCACGCCCAGCGCCGCTGCCAAGTCGGGCATGCTGTCGGCGGTGGTCTATCTGCGCTCGCTGCCGGTGCTGCGCGGCGTGGCACGGCGCATCCCGGCGCAGTGGCAACGCCGGGTCAAGAACTGGCTGCAAGCCTGAGCCGGCTTCGCGCCGCGCGGCGCCGGAACGAAAAAAGGGCTGCCCTCTCCGGCAGCCCTTTTTGTTTTCGGAAGACCCGTCGGCGCCCTCGTGCGATGGATGGCGGCGAAGGGCGATCCGGGCCCTATTTGCCCAGCAGCAGAAAGATCTCGTTGTTGAGCAGCAGTTCGTCCGGGTATTGGCCGTGCAGGGCCGATGGAATGTCCATCTGCACACTGCGCCGCTCCTGGCGGATGACGTGGAAGCCCGCCCGGGTCATCAAGGCCACCAGCTCGTCCGCCGTCAGCCGGTTCAACGCCTTGTACTCGTTGAAGACGAACTTCTTGTACCCCTCGACACCGAAGTCGTCGAAGCCGAAATCACGTTCGGCGCCATCGATCGGCCCTTCGTGCGCCTGGATGATGGCCCACAGCTCGTCATCGCTCACCAGCAGGTGGTGCCAGGGCACCTCGTCATAGCGCCGCAGGTGCGAGCCATAGGGAGAAAAGTACAGCGGCTCGATCTGCAGGAAAAAGACGCCCCCGGGATTCAGTGCGGCGTACAGGTCGCGGGCGATGGGTTCGAGCTGGTCCTGGCTCACATGCTCGAACGTGGACCAGCTGAAAATCCCGTCCACCGGCCGCCGGCCCGCCAGCGGTGTGGCGGGTGCGATGGTCTCGAAGCTCAGGGCCTTCGGCACGCGGCGAAGGCCCAACTGCTCCTTCGCGATGCGCGGCAGCTTGGCGTACTCCTGCCGGATGTCGATGCCGTGGATCGACGTCGCCCCGTGGCGCAGGGCCAGCGCCAGGTCCGTGATGCCGTCGCCGCAGCCGAAGTTGAGCAGCCGCGCCGTCTTCACATCCAGCGCCGAACCCAGCCAATGCTGGACCACGTCGGCCGCATAGTGGAAGTGCGCCCGGAACCACTCGTCGGAAATGCGCTCGGCATCCCACTGGGGCGGTCCCCAAAATCGTTGCTGGATGCGATCGAACAGAGTGGTCATGGAGAAAAACGCCTGTCGCGGGATTTCAATCAGTCATAAGGCTCAGTGCCAGGAAGGGGGTCAAGCCCACCACACCCTGCGCTCAGGGCTTGGCGAGCACATAGGCATCCTGGTGGTTCCAGAAATGCACCAGCGAGCGATGAACGAGCTTGTCCGCACCCACCGTCTCCGCGATGCGCGCGACGACGAAGTCCTCGGACGTGAACGCGGTGCCGTATTCCTGCACGTCGATGGCCTGGGATTCGCTGGAGGGAGCGAAGAAGAAACCGTCCTCGTCCAGCGCAACGCTGTCGTGCGCCGCCGCTTTCAAGCCATGGGTGGAGAACACCAGAACCCCTCCGGGCGCCACGCCGTCGTACAGGCACTGCAGCCAGCGGGCCCAGGTGCGGC
This region of Acidovorax sp. GBBC 1281 genomic DNA includes:
- a CDS encoding methyltransferase domain-containing protein, which codes for MTQTIEDLHVYLRTIKQDERTSLSVLASLVREGSTVLDLGCGSGALGQYLAETRGCTSDGVTLSEAEAEHARPHYRRVEVSDLETCDLVTLFTGQRYDYIVCADVLEHLRRPEGILAQCRELLANGGQLLISVPNAGYCGLVAELLQGEFRYREEGLLDRTHLRFFTRRSLGRFLGEQRWAVDQIDTVRREVPESEFKAAFDLLPPVVSRHLLGAPDAMAYQFIAAAQPAAQAIAVDQSGTPDPEEAHALFTAQLYLGQNGEYAEDRKLTATGIIGRERQTVRFTLPETPSPLTNLRLDPADRPGFMHLHGITLRNAQGDAVWTWQADTASRSLLARSPHSQIVWEQPMPAASPATLLLLTGDDPWLELPIPRDVLAAHAGRGAALDIDLGWPMSADYLTLSGAVFPLQDRIAMLEKDAARARHEAEQRLNQTREALELEKRALGEQKEVLEGDKRTLEYTNQALQEHNATLKDSTQTLLRQRADLQQESAQFQRNATRLQHELGRLQHDYGALAHHLKTIENSTVFRATRPLVHTKMRVDRLLGRAPKHAAAAAATQGPVQVTPPQHPVDVIVPVYRGLADTQMCVDSVLASPCATPYRLIVINDASPEPEVTAWLRERATQDERIVLLENEENLGFVGTVNRGMALSGSNDVLLLNSDTEVANDWLDRIRNAAYGDAKVASVTPFSNNATICSYPRFCKDNDLPPGYDTARLDALCARTNPGAVVDVPTGVGFCMYIRRDCLVQLGLFDTEHFGKGYGEENDFCQRARAAGWRNLHLLDTFVLHTGGVSFGDSKSPRELAAMETLRRLHPRYERDVHAFVQADPAQPYRLALDVARIAEAGVPAVLAVLHDRAGGTVRHVRELAVHLADQATFLTLTPAPGHSVRLRMAGQDEGFELTFRLNDQYDDLLGVLRQLGVRQVHFHHLLGHGQEVRNIPHLLDVPYDFTAHDYYSYCTHISMTDTTNRYAGEIGPGQCKCCTPEMHSPLGGTVAEWRGANARLLTGARRVLVPSHDTARRIAGFAPAAHVHAVPHTDLPDSAALPLPAPRTLQPGQRLRVVVIGALSAIKGADVLEAVAAEAARRNALVDFHLIGYGYRHLQTQPRARLTIHGEYEEKDLPGLLQWLEPDLVWFPAQWPETYSYTLSAALLAGLPVVVPDIGAFAERLAGRPWSWVHPWDATPAQWLAWFTEVRDRHFAQGEAPALAEAQPQAPVPHESSAPFRYATDYLAGIAPANALPPMTLADLQPYLPQATPSAAAKSGMLSAVVYLRSLPVLRGVARRIPAQWQRRVKNWLQA
- a CDS encoding SAM-dependent methyltransferase, translating into MTTLFDRIQQRFWGPPQWDAERISDEWFRAHFHYAADVVQHWLGSALDVKTARLLNFGCGDGITDLALALRHGATSIHGIDIRQEYAKLPRIAKEQLGLRRVPKALSFETIAPATPLAGRRPVDGIFSWSTFEHVSQDQLEPIARDLYAALNPGGVFFLQIEPLYFSPYGSHLRRYDEVPWHHLLVSDDELWAIIQAHEGPIDGAERDFGFDDFGVEGYKKFVFNEYKALNRLTADELVALMTRAGFHVIRQERRSVQMDIPSALHGQYPDELLLNNEIFLLLGK